Part of the Brassica oleracea var. oleracea cultivar TO1000 chromosome C8, BOL, whole genome shotgun sequence genome is shown below.
ATTAATTTAAAGATCTTTCCAGCCACATCTCATGTCACTTTGAATGACCAATCCATTTTTGATTACCACCAGAAATGGATGATTCAGTTCTCTAAAGTTTACAAGGATGACTTCGAGAAAGAGATGAGGTTGAAAGTGTTCAAGAAAAACTTGATATTTATCAAGAACTTCAATAATATGGGGAACCAAAGCTATAAACTTGGTGTCAACGAGTTCACCGATATGACTAAAGAAGAGTTTCTTGCCACCTACACCGGTGGTCTCCAGGGCATAAACGTTACTTCACTACCCGAAGTAGTTGATCAAACGATGTCATCTAGGAAATTGAACTTTAGTGAACTTTTATTTGTCAAAGACTGGAGAATCGAAGGAGCTGTAACGCCTGTCAAAAATCAAAGATCATGTGGTAAGCTTGCTTTGATTATTATTATAGTCTTTATACGCCCTGATATTCCAAGTTATACCTATATTATTTGTCAGTTTTAAAAATAATACATTCCGCATACAAAATGTAATGCCCAAGTTACGGTTATCTGTTTAGGTAATTTGTTTCATCAAAATGAACTAATCAATATCTATGTGCAGGAAGTTGTTGGGCGTTCTCATCTGTAGCAGCGGTGGAGGGTTTAACAAAAATTTCTGGCAAAAACCTCGTATCACTGTCGGAACAACAACTTGTAGATTGCACAAATGGTTGTAACCCGGGAAGGATTAGTGAAGCTTTCGCCTACATGATAAAAAGCGGTGGTATATCTTCAGATTCAGAATATCCATACCAAGCAAAATCAGGGCAGTGCCGTTCCGACGCCAGACCCGCCATAATGATAAAAGGGTACGAAAGGGTCCCATTTAACAACGAGAATGCGTTGCTCGATGCTGTATTGAGACAGCCCGTCTCGGTGAACATTGATGCGAGGACGGACAGTTTCAGGCATTACAAAGAGGGAGTGTTAGATGCGCGCGACTGTGGGATCGATGTGAATCATTCAGTGGCGCTCGTTGGGTATGGGGTGACGGAGGATGGGATCAAGTACTGGTTGGTTAAAAACTCTTGGGGTGAGAATTGGGGTGAGAAAGGTTTCATGAGGATCCGTAGAATGGTGGAGTGGCCTGAAGGAATGTGTGGTGTGGCTCAGTATGCTTTTTATCCGGTAGTTTGATGATTAATATTGAAGTGATCATACATTATTAGTCTAAGCTACATCGTAACTCAAGCGTGACTTTAAATATTAATTGTAATGCAGTACATCTTATGCTTGCTCTATATAATCATAATGTATTGCCTCTACTCTGAATAAAATAATATCGGCTTGTCATCTTAGTTTTCTTTCATAAGATATATTGTTTGTAACTTTGTATTATTATCAATACAAATTCTGACAAGAAATTCCAAGTTTTACCTCTATTTTTTGTTTTGTTAGTAACAAATATGGTATTTTCGAGACATTCGATAAAATTAGAACGATATAAAAAAAAATAAGTGTGGCTCTTGCGCACTATATTAAGATTAATCCATTATGTAGAGTTGATATTCAATCACTTGTCCATTAACCTTTGCCATACAAACGTATATATACAAAACCTCTTGGTCGGTTAAACCTAAGATACGAATATCCTCATCATAACTTAAGATGCATATTTCCTTTATACATTAGGAAATATAACATAACATTAATATATGGCCAATACTCCCCCTCAAGTTGGAATGTGAAGATCTTGAACACCTAACTTGGACAGTAGTTTCTGGAACTGAACCCGGCCTAGTGATTTTGTGAGGATGTCAGCAATCTGGTCGTTTGTACGTATATGTTCAGTGACAATGGTGCGATCCTTGACTGCATCCCGAACCGAATGATAGTCATTCTCGATATGCTTTGTACGTTCATGGAAGACAGGATTCGCAGCAATGTGTATGGCTGCTTTGCTATCACAAAAGAAACGTGTCGGTGAGCTTTGATCAATACCTAGTTCTTTTAACAGCCTTCGAAACCACTTTGTCTCACGAAGTGCAGCGGCCATAGCACGATACTCTGCTTCAGCAGATGAATGAGAGACAGTCTTCTGCTTCTTCGTTTTCCACGAAACCGGAGACCCTCCAAGCATGACAACAAAAGAACTCAACGATCGACGAGTTAGAGGACATGAGGACCAATCTGCATCACAGTATATGGTGAGAGTGAGATCAGTATCAGACTTTAGTAACACACCCTGACCCGGAGAATCTTTTAGAAATCGAACCAGACGCAGCGCTGCTTCCCAATGGGCAACTTTCGGGGCTTTCATGAACTGAGAGAGGATGTGTACGGACTAACAAAGTTCCGGTCGATTGTTGAGAAGATAGATTAAACGCCCTAGTAACCTGCGATACCTCTTTGGATCCTCAAGAGGTGGACTAACAACGGTGGAGAGTCCATGATTCTGCTCATTAGGTGTTGCAGCATGTCGACATCCGAGATTTCCTGTATCAGCTAGGATATCCAATGTGTATTTTCTTTGTGATAAAAAAATACCTGCTGATCCTCTACAAACTTCAATACCAAGAAAGTATTTCAGCTTGCCGAGATCTTTCATGGAAAAATATCTACTTAAGTAATCTTTAAACTTCTGTAGCATGTACGCATCATTCCCACAAATGAAAAGATCATCTATGTAAATAAGCACACGTAGCTCCATGTTTCCGCGAGTGTATGAGAACAAAGAATAGTCTTCATATGATTGAACAAACCCAAATCGTTGAAGAGCATCAGACAATTTCTTAAACCAGCACCGAGGAGCTTGTTTGAGTCCATATAACGACTTGCGCAAACGACACACTTTTCCTGGGAACTTATGACGAAACCCAGGTGGAAGCCTCATGTACACTTCTTCTTCGAGATCTCCATGTAAAAATGCGTTGTTGACGTCCATTTGATAGACTTCCCACTGTTTTGCAGCCACAAGACAGAGCAGAGTACGAACAGTGTTCATTTTAACCACTGGAGCAAACGTCTCCGAGTAATCTTGCACGACCACACGAGACTTGTATCGCAAGATAGTGCCATCCGCATTATATTTTATTTTATAGACCCATTGACTGCCAAGCGCCACTTTTCCAGGAGGAAGATCAGTGATATCCCATGTGTGCTGATCTTCAAGTGCTTCTACTTCAACAACCATTGAATCCCGAAACACTTTTTGTGTGACTGCTTCTTTAAAGTTTTTGGGTTCAGAAGCAGTGGTTATTGCAGTCAAAAACGCTTTATGTCCTGGAGAAAACTGATCATCAGACACAAAGTCATTGAGCGGATAGAGTGATGTACCTGGAGGAGCTGGTATCGAGGATTGATGTGTGCACGGAGAGAGCGTGTGATGGGTGTCGGGGTCTACTTGAGTAGCATTGTATGCGATAAAATCTTTCAGACGAACTGACTGTTTCTTTTCTCGACAACCTCTGCCGAGATTCTCTTGAGGCAACTGCTCAGATGTATCACCTGATTCTTGAGATGGCAAGACTTCAGCAGCGGAACCTTCTACTACAACAGGAGGAGCAAGTTCACCATTATCCTCGGTAACCAGATTACTCCCCCTGTCGACTGGCGGTATCAGCCAATCTTCATCATACTCTTCTATAGACGAAACTAGGTCTGCAGACACGGTTTTCTTGTTCGCAAAGGGAAATATATCTTCTCGGAAGACAACATCACGAGAGACCAAAAGCTCTTTCCTGTCGGTATCATATACCTTCCAACCTTTCTTCCTAAACGGGTAGCCAACAAACACGCAAACGCGACTACGCGCGCCAAACTTGTCCTTATCACGCGATGCTTTATGGAAATGACACTCCGAGCCAAAGACTCGAAGTTGCTTGTAGTCTAGTTTCACGCCATGGAGGATCTCATACGGTGACCGACCCTTGTGGATGGAAGATGGAGTTCGGTTTATTAAATAAGCAGCAGTCAACACCGCTTCACCCCAGAACTTGATAGGCATGCTTGCCTGAAACATGATAGCTCGTGCAATATTAAGAATATGCCGATGCTTTCTTTCAACTCTTCCATTTTGTTGAGGTGTAGCTACACAACTTGTCCGATGTACTATTCCATGTTCACGGAAGTAGGAGGACAAAACCATGAACTCCGTACCGTTATCACTACGCACCATCTTAACTGGCTTGTTGAACTGTTTTTCTGTATATGCAAAGAACTGTAACAATACTTGTTTCACCTCAGACTTCTCAAGTAAGAGATAGGTCCAGACAGCCCTAGAGAAGTCGTCTACAATTGTCAAAAAATAGACTGCGCCACAAGAAGATGGAACCCGGTAGGGACCCCAAACATCAACATGAATAAGAGAAAAACAATCCTTTGTTTTATTCATACTATCATAGAACACTTCACGTGTTTGCTTGGCTCTATAACAAACGTCACAAGGACGAGAACCAGCTACTTTAGAAGAAGAAAAACACAAATCCGAAAGTACTGAAAACGACGGGTGTCCTAAGCGTTGATGCCACAAAACTTGGCCTGATCCTCCAACTGCCTTATGACTCTTCGCTGAGGCGACATCCGTAAAATAGTAGACCCCATCACGCTCTTCACCGGCTCCAATCAAAGTCTTCGAAAAACGGTCCTGTAAAACACAAATCGTATCTGTGAATGTTGCAAAACAATTTGTTTGTTTTAGTAACTTAGACACTGATATCAACGTGCAGTTTAATGCAGGAACATATAACACATTATCTAACAGAACTGTTTCAGATAGTGAAAAAATTCCAACACTCATAGCAAAGGTGTTGCTACCATCTGCGAACCCAACAGAACAGGGAGCAACGTCTTTGACGTTTGTTAGCAGAGACAAATTCCCTGTCATATGGTGTGAAGCACCTGTATCAAGAATAACATCACCAAGTTCTTTCTTACCAGACAACTTGTCTGAATTGTTGCTACTCAACTTTTCTTGAATCATTTGTGTGAGAACTTTTCACTGGTCCGACGTTAACCCTTGAATTGATGGCGGGTTAGAACTCGTAGCATGTGCAGACGTAGCATATGCAGCAGTGGCCTGGGCACGACCACGACCTGAACCTCCTGAGCCAGAGTTGCGACCACCCCTTCCGCGACCACGACCTCCATTATTGTTACGATCAGGCCACTATTCCGGAAACCCAATAATCTGCCAACAATCACGTTTTTCATGTCCAGATCTCCTGCAGTGAGAACAGAGCATGTTTCGTGGCTTCAAAAGCGAATTTTCTTCTCTCGCTTCCGACTTGTTCGTCTGCGAGGGATCATGACGAGTAAAAAACCCAACTGCTTCATGCTGTTGCTCTTGGCCACGAGCTGAAACTAGCCTCTGTTCTTCTCGGACAATTTTGTTATAGATTTCTCCTAACGATGGAAGTGGATCCGTACCGATGATAGTTGTACAGATGCTTCCAAATCTTGCATCATCCAAGCCCATCACAAACTGATGAATCTTCTCTGCCTCCTTTTCTTTTGCGATCGCTGTTGCCGCTCCACAGGAGCACACGTGAATGGGTTGATACATCTGCAGCTCTTCCCACAGGGTTGAGAGCTTGCCAAAGTAATCCAGGACAGATTGTCCTTCTTGTCTACACGAGGCTAACTGAGCCTTAATCTGATGAATTCTCACAGTGTTTCCCACCGAGAAACGCTCCTTGAGGTTAGACCAGAGTTGACAAGCGTTTGTGATATACGTCACCGTTGAGTGCACCTTTGGTTGAATAGACGTACGAATCCAACCTACCAACATAGAGTTCACTGCAAGCCAGTTGTCTAGGTCTGGGCTCCCTTCGACTGGTTTCTTCAATGTCCCATTGAGGAACCCTATCTTACGCTTGGCTTGCACGGCGTTAAGCATCTCCGACGACCATTCGTTGTAGTTCTCTCCGTTCAACTGAACATATGTTATGACGGCTCCAGGATTGTCTGAAGCGGACAACGAGTATGGCAAAATTGATGGAGTTTCATCAGCTCTTGCACCAGTTTCCACCATTACTAAAGGAATACGATTTTCCAAGAACTAGAGACAATAAACTTTATGTTTATTGCTCTGATACCATGTAGATTTGATATTCAATCACTTGTCCATTAACCTTTGCCGTACAAACGTATATATACAAAACCTCTTGGTCGGTTAAACCTAAGATACGAATATCCTCATCATAACTTAAGATGCATATTTCCTTTATACATTACGAAATATAACATAACATTAATATATGGCCAATACATTAAGTAAGAAAATCTAATAAGAATACAAAGTAAGCAAAAATATATAAATTAGAAAAAAAAATGAACAAGTCTAAAACAGAAAAAATGTCTAGATTATTTAAAAAGATGTCCACTTAAAACATAAAAAGATATGCATCTCAAGAAAAAAAATCATCAGATACTTTTACACATCGATCTTTCCAAAATAGTCCCAATTTTTCAAGAGCTTGTTTTCTTTACAACATAGTTCTCTTGTAAATAATTCGAGCGTCTTGACTATTTTCAAAAATTTCAGAACTGAAAAAACATCTGATTTTAAAATAAATATTTTAATTATTATTATTTTATCACCTCAAACTTTAATTATATATTTATAGGTTTAAATTTTCTTCTCATGAAAAAAAAAATAAACAAGTTAATATAATAATTGGATCATAACTAAACTTCAGTTAACTATATGATATCTCGCATATTTCCATTGTCTTATCCATTCACCCATGTGCATTTTGATCATATAGACTAGGATTTAGCCATGTTTAGGTTGCATTTTGCATACATGAGTCCTTATCAGGTATTGGAGTACCACATGGAGTTCTTGGAGACATTTGTGTGCATTTGGAGCTCAAAAGAGGTGATAAAAGTGATCATTAGACGAGCAGTGCATGGGAGCGACCTCACCGGAGCGGCACCGTGAAGTCGCTGTGACACCTTTTCAGAGTGACTTGGCCAGAGCGACACCCCGATGTCGCTCGCGTCTCTATCGCTCGGAGGCACGAGAGCGACTTGGCCAGAGCGACACCATAAGGTCGCTCCAGCTGGGAGCGACGTGACCAGAGCGACACAGCGAGGTCGCTCGCGAAGAGCGACCCGGAGCGACGTCTCGCAGCGACCCCTCCAGGTCGCTCCCGA
Proteins encoded:
- the LOC106307899 gene encoding ervatamin-B-like, coding for MVSLWSVFVALTIISINLKIFPATSHVTLNDQSIFDYHQKWMIQFSKVYKDDFEKEMRLKVFKKNLIFIKNFNNMGNQSYKLGVNEFTDMTKEEFLATYTGGLQGINVTSLPEVVDQTMSSRKLNFSELLFVKDWRIEGAVTPVKNQRSCGSCWAFSSVAAVEGLTKISGKNLVSLSEQQLVDCTNGCNPGRISEAFAYMIKSGGISSDSEYPYQAKSGQCRSDARPAIMIKGYERVPFNNENALLDAVLRQPVSVNIDARTDSFRHYKEGVLDARDCGIDVNHSVALVGYGVTEDGIKYWLVKNSWGENWGEKGFMRIRRMVEWPEGMCGVAQYAFYPVV